A genomic segment from Nicotiana sylvestris chromosome 1, ASM39365v2, whole genome shotgun sequence encodes:
- the LOC104217289 gene encoding protein FAR1-RELATED SEQUENCE 11 isoform X2 — MMVLYGDSSDQRSLSLDDTSSTEESPDQTRLSLETTNDAVPYIGQRFPTHDAAYEFYAEFARGCGFSIRRHRTEGKDGVGKGLTRRYFVCHRAGNTPVKAANDNKPQRNRKSSRCGCQAYMRISKTTDLGVPEWRVTGFMNHHNHELLEPNQVRFLPAYRSISDSDKSRILMFAKTGISVQQMMRLMELEKGVEPGFLPFTEKDVRNLLQSFRKVDPEDESIDLLRMCRSIKEKDPNFKYDFSLDSNNRLENIAWSYASSIQSYDVFGDAVVFDTTHRLTAFDMPLGIWVGVNNYGMPCFFGCVLLREETLRSYSWSLKAFLAFMNGKAPQTVLTDQNMCLKEAINLEMPSTKHALCIWLIVSKFPSWFNAVLGVRYNDWKAEFHRLYNLESVEDFELGWRDMVNSFGLHTNRHIASLFALRSLWALPYLRSHVFAGMTTAGHSKSINAFIQRFLSAQTRLAHFVEQVAVTVDFKDQAGEQQTMQQNLQNICLKTGAPMEAHAATVLTPFAFSKLQEQLVLAAHYASFQTEDSFLVRHHTKLEGGRKVYWVPREGIISCSCHQFEFSGILCRHALRVLSTGNCFQIPDRYLPHRWRRISTPSTKSLQNTHNDHTERVQLLQSMVSTLVTESAKSRERLEIATENVSILLSRIREQPICSQGVRELSSNQRNI, encoded by the exons ATGATGGTACTTTATGGCGATTCCTCGGATCAGAGATCTCTGTCTTTGGATGATACAAGCAGCACTGAGGAATCACCCGATCAAACAAGGCTGTCTCTGGAGACAACTAATGATGCAGTTCCGTATATAGGACAAAGATTTCCCACTCACGATGCTGCTTATGAATTCTATGCTGAATTTGCCAGAGGCTGTGGTTTTTCAATCAGGCGTCACCGTACAGAAGGGAAAGATGGTGTGGGCAAAGGGCTTACAAGACGCTATTTTGTTTGCCATCGTGCAGGCAACACTCCCGTCAAAGCTGCTAATGATAATAAGCCTCAGAGGAACAGAAAATCCTCCCGATGTGGATGCCAAGCATATATGCGGATAAGCAAGACAACTGACTTAGGAGTGCCTGAATGGAGAGTGACTGGTTTCATGAACCACCATAATCACGAACTTCTAGAGCCAAACCAAGTACGCTTTCTTCCTGCATATCGCAGCATATCAGATTCAGACAAGAGCCGAATTCTAATGTTTGCAAAAACAGGAATCTCAGTGCAGCAAATGATGAGGCTTATGGAGCTCGAGAAGGGTGTGGAACCGGGCTTCTTGCCATTTACCGAGAAGGATGTCAGAAATTTGCTTCAGTCATTCAGGAAGGTGGATCCTGAGGACGAAAGCATAGACTTGTTGAGAATGTGTAGAAGTATTAAGGAAAAAGATCCCAATTTCAAGTATGATTTTTCACTCGATTCCAACAACAGGTTAGAAAATATTGCATGGTCATATGCCTCATCCATCCAGTCGTATGACGTTTTTGGCGATGCCGTGGTGTTTGATACAACTCATCGGTTGACTGCTTTTGACATGCCGCTCGGGATATGGGTCGGAGTGAACAACTATGGTATGCCATGCTTCTTTGGCTGTGTTCTTTTGCGAGAGGAAACTTTGAGATCCTACTCTTGGTCTTTGAAG GCATTCTTGGCGTTCATGAATGGGAAGGCTCCACAAACAGTGCTGACTGATCAAAATATGTGTCTCAAAGAAGCAATTAACTTGGAGATGCCCTCAACTAAGCATGCCCTTTGCATTTGGCTTATTGTTTCAAAGTTTCCATCATGGTTTAATGCTGTTTTAGGAGTGCGGTACAATGATTGGAAGGCTGAGTTTCACCGACTCTATAATTTGGAATCTGTGGAGGACTTTGAATTGGGTTGGAGAGACATGGTGAACTCGTTCGGACTGCATACAAACAGGCATATTGCCAGTTTATTTGCCTTGAGATCACTGTGGGCGCTACCATACCTTAGGAGCCATGTTTTTGCTGGTATGACCACAGCAGGCCACTCAAAGTCAATCAATGCTTTTATCCAACGGTTTCTGAGTGCACAAACCCGGCTAGCACATTTTGTGGAGCAA GTTGCTGTTACAGTTGATTTCAAGGATCAAGCAGGAGAACAACAGACTATGCAACAAAATCTGCAAAATATATGCCTGAAAACAGGCGCTCCCATGGAAGCACATGCTGCTACAGTTCTGACACCATTCGCATTCTCCAAGCTTCAAGAACAACTTGTTTTGGCTGCCCATTATGCATCATTTCAGACGGAAGACAGTTTCCTTGTCCGACACCACACAAAACTCGAGGGTGGGCGGAAAGTTTACTGGGTTCCAAGAGAGGGCATCATAAGCTGCAGCTGCCATCAATTTGAGTTCTCTGGAATACTTTGTCGCCATGCTCTCCGTGTTCTGTCCACTGGAAATTGCTTCCAAATACCAGATAGATATCTGCCGCATCGGTGGCGACGAATCAGTACACCATCAACAAAATCTCTTCAAAATACTCACAATGATCACACTGAGAGGGTTCAGTTACTGCAGAGTATGGTTTCTACTCTAGTGACAGAATCAGCAAAGTCAAGGGAACGCCTTGAGATTGCAACAGAGAACGTTTCAATCCTTTTATCGAGGATAAGAGAACAGCCAATTTGTTCACAAGGTGTTAGAGAGTTGTCCTCCAATCAGAGAAATATTTGA
- the LOC104217289 gene encoding protein FAR1-RELATED SEQUENCE 11 isoform X1, translating to MKPLVRFSDPVCTEQYLDKFIMSEEAGQMMVLYGDSSDQRSLSLDDTSSTEESPDQTRLSLETTNDAVPYIGQRFPTHDAAYEFYAEFARGCGFSIRRHRTEGKDGVGKGLTRRYFVCHRAGNTPVKAANDNKPQRNRKSSRCGCQAYMRISKTTDLGVPEWRVTGFMNHHNHELLEPNQVRFLPAYRSISDSDKSRILMFAKTGISVQQMMRLMELEKGVEPGFLPFTEKDVRNLLQSFRKVDPEDESIDLLRMCRSIKEKDPNFKYDFSLDSNNRLENIAWSYASSIQSYDVFGDAVVFDTTHRLTAFDMPLGIWVGVNNYGMPCFFGCVLLREETLRSYSWSLKAFLAFMNGKAPQTVLTDQNMCLKEAINLEMPSTKHALCIWLIVSKFPSWFNAVLGVRYNDWKAEFHRLYNLESVEDFELGWRDMVNSFGLHTNRHIASLFALRSLWALPYLRSHVFAGMTTAGHSKSINAFIQRFLSAQTRLAHFVEQVAVTVDFKDQAGEQQTMQQNLQNICLKTGAPMEAHAATVLTPFAFSKLQEQLVLAAHYASFQTEDSFLVRHHTKLEGGRKVYWVPREGIISCSCHQFEFSGILCRHALRVLSTGNCFQIPDRYLPHRWRRISTPSTKSLQNTHNDHTERVQLLQSMVSTLVTESAKSRERLEIATENVSILLSRIREQPICSQGVRELSSNQRNI from the exons ATGAAACCATTGGTTCGTTTCTCCGATCCT GTTTGTACTGAGCAGTATCTTGACAAgtttataatgtctgaagaggCTGGGCAAATGATGGTACTTTATGGCGATTCCTCGGATCAGAGATCTCTGTCTTTGGATGATACAAGCAGCACTGAGGAATCACCCGATCAAACAAGGCTGTCTCTGGAGACAACTAATGATGCAGTTCCGTATATAGGACAAAGATTTCCCACTCACGATGCTGCTTATGAATTCTATGCTGAATTTGCCAGAGGCTGTGGTTTTTCAATCAGGCGTCACCGTACAGAAGGGAAAGATGGTGTGGGCAAAGGGCTTACAAGACGCTATTTTGTTTGCCATCGTGCAGGCAACACTCCCGTCAAAGCTGCTAATGATAATAAGCCTCAGAGGAACAGAAAATCCTCCCGATGTGGATGCCAAGCATATATGCGGATAAGCAAGACAACTGACTTAGGAGTGCCTGAATGGAGAGTGACTGGTTTCATGAACCACCATAATCACGAACTTCTAGAGCCAAACCAAGTACGCTTTCTTCCTGCATATCGCAGCATATCAGATTCAGACAAGAGCCGAATTCTAATGTTTGCAAAAACAGGAATCTCAGTGCAGCAAATGATGAGGCTTATGGAGCTCGAGAAGGGTGTGGAACCGGGCTTCTTGCCATTTACCGAGAAGGATGTCAGAAATTTGCTTCAGTCATTCAGGAAGGTGGATCCTGAGGACGAAAGCATAGACTTGTTGAGAATGTGTAGAAGTATTAAGGAAAAAGATCCCAATTTCAAGTATGATTTTTCACTCGATTCCAACAACAGGTTAGAAAATATTGCATGGTCATATGCCTCATCCATCCAGTCGTATGACGTTTTTGGCGATGCCGTGGTGTTTGATACAACTCATCGGTTGACTGCTTTTGACATGCCGCTCGGGATATGGGTCGGAGTGAACAACTATGGTATGCCATGCTTCTTTGGCTGTGTTCTTTTGCGAGAGGAAACTTTGAGATCCTACTCTTGGTCTTTGAAG GCATTCTTGGCGTTCATGAATGGGAAGGCTCCACAAACAGTGCTGACTGATCAAAATATGTGTCTCAAAGAAGCAATTAACTTGGAGATGCCCTCAACTAAGCATGCCCTTTGCATTTGGCTTATTGTTTCAAAGTTTCCATCATGGTTTAATGCTGTTTTAGGAGTGCGGTACAATGATTGGAAGGCTGAGTTTCACCGACTCTATAATTTGGAATCTGTGGAGGACTTTGAATTGGGTTGGAGAGACATGGTGAACTCGTTCGGACTGCATACAAACAGGCATATTGCCAGTTTATTTGCCTTGAGATCACTGTGGGCGCTACCATACCTTAGGAGCCATGTTTTTGCTGGTATGACCACAGCAGGCCACTCAAAGTCAATCAATGCTTTTATCCAACGGTTTCTGAGTGCACAAACCCGGCTAGCACATTTTGTGGAGCAA GTTGCTGTTACAGTTGATTTCAAGGATCAAGCAGGAGAACAACAGACTATGCAACAAAATCTGCAAAATATATGCCTGAAAACAGGCGCTCCCATGGAAGCACATGCTGCTACAGTTCTGACACCATTCGCATTCTCCAAGCTTCAAGAACAACTTGTTTTGGCTGCCCATTATGCATCATTTCAGACGGAAGACAGTTTCCTTGTCCGACACCACACAAAACTCGAGGGTGGGCGGAAAGTTTACTGGGTTCCAAGAGAGGGCATCATAAGCTGCAGCTGCCATCAATTTGAGTTCTCTGGAATACTTTGTCGCCATGCTCTCCGTGTTCTGTCCACTGGAAATTGCTTCCAAATACCAGATAGATATCTGCCGCATCGGTGGCGACGAATCAGTACACCATCAACAAAATCTCTTCAAAATACTCACAATGATCACACTGAGAGGGTTCAGTTACTGCAGAGTATGGTTTCTACTCTAGTGACAGAATCAGCAAAGTCAAGGGAACGCCTTGAGATTGCAACAGAGAACGTTTCAATCCTTTTATCGAGGATAAGAGAACAGCCAATTTGTTCACAAGGTGTTAGAGAGTTGTCCTCCAATCAGAGAAATATTTGA